The nucleotide sequence ACGATTTCGATTCTCCGAACTATGGTTCGATCGAGAATGGATTCTCATACACCGAAGGGTTGATTTTAAAATGGGCCGATGATCCCCTGGTCTCTGTAGCTGTAATGCCCCATTCCACTTTCACTTGCAGCCCCGACCTCCTTGTCAAAGCCAATGAACTGGCATTGAAGCATCATGTCCCCTTGGTCATTCACCTGGCAGAAACGCAGGCTGAAGTTCGGGAAGTGGTTGAACGTTATGGGAAAAGACCGGCCGAACATTTAAAGGACCTGGGAATCCTTGGTCCCCATTGTCTTGCGGCTCACTGCATTCACCTGAATGAAAATGAAATCGATCTCCTGGCTGACAAAGATGTGAAAATCGCCCACAATCCCGAGAGCAACATGAAGCTCGCTTCCGGCGTAGCGCCCATCCCGGAAATGATCGACCGCAACTTGGCAGTGGGACTGGGGACTGATGGATGTGCATCCAACAATAACCTGGACATGTTCGGGGAAATGGATACGGCCGCCAAACTTCACAAGATCGTTATGATGGACACCACCGCGGCGGATGCCATCACTGTCTTGAAAATGGCTACCATTAATGGGGCGAGGGCCCTGGGGATGGAACATCTCATCGGCACTCTGGAACCCGGCAAAAAGGCAGATATTATCGTGGTGGATACCCGAAGCCCCCACCTGACTCCGCTTTACAATCCTTACTCTCAACTTGTTTACGCGGCGATGGGAAGCGACGTTACAACCAGCATCATTGACGGCAAGGTGGTGATGAAGGATAAGAAACTCCGTACCCTGGATCCGGAAGAGATCATGGAAAAGGCCAGGGAAAAGTCCTTTCAGGTGAAAAAGTGGATTTCCATGGGCGGGAAACAACAGGATTAAACGAATAAGGGCCTAGATCTCTATCTCCATCCCCTCCCTTGCGAAGAAGACATTCACCTCCCCTGCATAATCGGGGTTGCAGTATTTCCTGGCAAGCTCATCGATCTGCCTGTCCGTACGAAGGGGTTCATGGTGAAACAGGGCCAGCCTCTTGACCTTTGCCCGTTTGGCCGCTGCTATGGCGTGCTCAAAAGAGGTATGCCCCCAACCCACCTTCGAGGCCCTATATTCTTCCTCCGTGTATTGGGTATCGTGAATGAGCAAATCGGCGCCGGCAAAGAATCTCTCGATCCTGCGGTTCTCCTCAGCGGCCACTTCCTCACCTTCCATCGCCATGGTTTCGTCATAGGATGGATCATCGGGATCAGTACAAAAGACATTTCGAAAGGGTTCAGTATCGCATGCTGTGCACACAATTTTGCCATTAAATTCAAAACGATAACCCAAACATAAAATGGGATGGTTTAAATATTTTGTTGTTACCTTGATCCCGTCTCCCAGGTCGATGGTTTCTTCTTTCAGGTCGATATAAGAGATCTCGGCGGCGAGTTCGGCTTGCCGGACGGGAAAATATCGGTAGGATAACTGCCCGCCGACCACCTCCTCAAGGGTTTCATCCTCATAGGTTACAGGTCCGTAAATTTTGAGCCTTGTGTCCGGAATGTAAATCGGGGTAAAAAAGGGGAAACCCATGATGTGATCCCAGTGGGTATGGGTGAGGAAGATTTCGGTTTGGATGGATCCTTTGCTTGAAAGATCGTGGCTGAGGAGTTGATTCCCCAATTCCCTGATACCCGAGCCCGCATCGATAATGAGAAGCCGGTCCGTATCCTTGATTCTGATTTCAATACAGGGCGTATTCCCCCCGTACTTTACGGTTTGAGGCCCCGGGCATGGAATGGATCCCCTGACTCCCCAGAATTTGATCTTCATCTTTTCAACCCTTCCCTGACACTTGGAGGAATATCTTTGCCTTATCCACCTCCTCTGAAACCGTTTCCTTGAGTTCCAGGAGGAGATCCAATGACAAGTTCACCTTGTCAAGAAGGTCCAATATTGTTTGATTTTCGGAAACAAAACGGTCATCATCACCTTTCTGGATTGCATGGGAATAGGTATTTGAAAGGGCGATGGTGGAAAGCAACCTGAAGGTCTCCTCCCCTGCCTGGTGGGGATGGTGATGGAGTGATAAGGAGTCGGTTACCATGGGACTCAGTTTCCATTTTTCTGCGATCAATCTCCCGACGATACAATGGTTGATACCAAACACACTGCTCTCAAATCGATAGAGGGAGCCTTGATCTTCTTCAGCCATTTTCATCGCCTGCAGGTATTCATCCGGAAACCGATTATTCAATGGAATTTTTCCTAAATCATGGAGCAATCCGGCCACAAAATACTCTTCACGTTCGGAAACAGGAACCCTTTGAGCTGCGGCCAAACGTTTCGCTGTAACGCCTACGGTCAGGCAGTGGGTCCAAAATTGTTCCATCGAGAGGGCCTGAAATGAATTCTTTTTCCCGATGCTTTGAAGCACCGCTGTACTCAAGGCTAGATTTTTTACGGTATTCAGGCCCAGCATGATGATGGCCCGCGTAAGAGAACTGACTTGGTTGGGAAGGGAATAATAGGCCGAATTGACGAGTTTGAGAACCTGACCTGTCAGTACCGGATCAAGGGAAATCACCCTGTTCAAATCGTTGGGAGAGGTATCAGGCCTGTTGCAAATTTCCAAGACCTTGGTTACGGTCGTAGAAAGGCTCGGCATCTTGGCGATATCGTTCTGGATGGTCCTCAAGCGCCCTTCGGGCGTTTTCAGTGTATCTGTCATCATGTCGAGCATCATGATCCCACCCCGGTGGAGGGATATTCATCGGAAATCTGCAGGTATAATGGAAGAACACCGAGAAATTACATGCAAAGATCATACCTTAAGAGGTTTCGAGGGTCAAGAGCAGTTCGAATTTCCCTCCCCTAGTCCCTGAGGAAACACCAACCGCTCTCTCCGATTATGCGGGCATTTTCAATCCACAAATTCTTATGAGGGGCCAGGAAACTGCTGAGATATATCTTACTAGTGGGGATGAATTCGAGAAATGAATGAAATCAACCCTTCCTTTGTGGCCCTTGGAAACAGGCTGAAGGGGGTTCCGGAGGTCATAACCCTGGGGCTCAAACCGAACTTTCACGATTATTCATCCCGGGAAAGGAGCCTGATCTTCCGATCTCCACTTATACTCTATCCAACGTTAAATTATGCCCAGTTTTTCAGCACGATTGGTAAAAGAATCTTCCCGAGCCTCGAGAACCACCTTTACGCGGACGAAAAGATCAAACAGACGACGCTGTTTTACATGTTGGGACTCCCCCACCCACGAACCCGCATATATTACGGGAGTCAATGCCGGGAGATCTTGAAGGATTTTTCCCCACCCTTTATTGCAAAACTTCCCAGAGCCTCTTCGCGGGGAATGGGCGTATTTTTCATTGAAGGGATAAAAGACCTGGAGGCCTATTTGGATCGTACAAGGGTCGCCTACATCCAGGAATATATCCCCCATGAGCGGGATCTCAGGGTGATTCTGATCAACGGCGACCCGGTTCTGGCTTACTGGCGATACAGCCCGTCCGGGGGGTTCAAGACCAACGTGAGCCAAGGGGGGAGGATCAGTTTTGAGAGCGTGCCGGATCAGGCCTTGGAACTGGCCCGCAAGGCCGCTCAATTGTGTAACTTCGATGACGTGGGTCTGGACTTGATCCTACATGAGAATAGGTGGTATCTCATTGAGGCCAACATGAAGTACGGGCTTAAAGGGGCGGAAAAAAAAGGCATGAAGATTCGTGACATCATAAGGAAGAAACTTCTTTCAGGGGAGATCGGGGGATCGGTTTCCCATAATCGGTAGAATGAACGTGTTGTCCAAACGCCGGCATCAAAGTTCAATGAAGAAAGGCATCTTTCGGGTTATTCTCGTAATCGTATTATTTGGATTTCTCGGCGGTGCTCTTTTCCTGGGTCTCCTCTATCACACGGTTTCCAGGGAGGCGACCCAGCGGATTCAAAGAGGACTAATCGACAAGATAATCTTTTCCGAAAGCCCGGTCTATTATGATGACGAAAAAAGCATAATTGGCGTATTTTTCGAGAAAACCCATAGAAAATATATTCATTACAAGGATATTCCCCCCTATTTCATCAAGGCCTTGGTGGCTGCTGAGGACAAGAATTTTTTTCATCATCCCGGATTTGATATCAAGGCCATCGCCCGGGCGATGATCGCTAATATTCGTGCCGGAAGAGTGGTTCAGGGCGGAAGCACCCTTACCCAGCAGACGGCGAAAAACGTCTTCAGAAGAGAACGCAGATCCTTCAAGGCTAAATTGAAGGAACTCATGCAGGCCCTTCTCCTTGAAAGAAAATACACCAAGGAAGAAATCCTTGAAATGTACATAAATCAATTCTTCGTAACCGGGTACGGTTGTGGGCTGGAAATCGCTGCGCAATACTTTTTCAACAAGGAGGCCAAGGACCTTGATCTAGTGGAATGTGCTTTCATTGCAGGTTCCGTGAAAAGTCCCAATGCTTACAATCCCTTTACCAAAAAGACAGAGGCCCAAAAAAGCGAGGCCATGGAACGGGCCAAGAGGCGGAAGGATTACGTGCTCGGCCAAATGCTTGCCCTGAATTTCATTACCAAAGAACAGTACAGGGAGGCCGTGAGAAAAGAAGTACCCTTCCGGGAGGGGAAAGTGACTTATCGCTTGAACGTCATTCTCGACTATGTGCGGGAACAGCTTGAGTCCGATTATTTCCGGTCGATACTGGAAGAACAGGGGATTGAAAATATTGCCACATCAGGAATCAAGATCTACACTTCCATAAACAAGGAGATCCAGGAAGGCGCTTTAAAAAGCCTGAGATACCATCTCCCCCTGATGGAAACCCGTATTTCGGGATATCCGAGAGCCGAACTGCAACGAAGGTACGAAGAAAAATACATGGGGATTTCCCTTAGAAGACGGAAAGCGGGGATTCCTTTTCTGTGCCGAATTTCCCATGTCCAAAGGGAGGAGAAAAATCCATATCTTCTGGTAGCGTGGGACAAGGGTGGAGGAATCATAGATTTTGAAGGGTTCAGGGATATAGCAACGGCATGGATCAAAAGTGTGCGTGGCAACTGGGCGAGGCTGAAGGGGCGTGATATTAAATTGTTTCTGAGGAATTTCAAGGTCGGGGATCTCGTCGCGGTGAAGCTTATCGAAGATCCGGAGAACAATGGAGCAAGGTCTTTGAGGTTAACGACGATCCCTGAACTGGAAGGCGGTGTTATCGTCATCAGGAACGGGATGGTAAAGGCCATGGTCGGCGGATACTTTGATCGCTTCTTCAATCGCGCTGTAGATGCCAAGAGACAACTGGGTTCGATTTTCAAGCCGATCGTGTATGCGGCCGCCTTGCAGCTCAAATGGAATACCCTGGATCCCCTCAGCAATGGGCGGGAGCTTTACAAGTACCAGACCACCTACTATGTCCCAAAACCCGATCACCCACCGGAGTCTGACCAAGTCTCCCTGGCCTGGGCTGGAGTGAAGTCGGAAAACCTCGCTACCGTCTGGCTTCTTTATCACCTGACAGATCGCTTGACGATGGAGGAATTTTCAAAAGTGGTCGATTCCCTTGGTCTTTCCAGGGGAAAGCGGGAATCCTACGACGCCTATGTGAGAAGAATCAGAGACATTTACGGCGTCCTGGTCGATAATAACAGCCTCATGGAGGCCGCTTTCGAAGAGGCCAAGAGGGAAATCGTTTCCGATCTCATTTTCGAGGGTCAGGAGGCCGTCCTGCCTCATCTCGCCAAGATGCATTTCGACATCAATCCGGTGAAGCTGGATATCCGGGATCCTGTCGAATTTGGTATTTATCGTCACAGCTTCAAACGGCTGCGACGCTTGAATTCTGAAATGCGAAAGGATTATACGGAGTTAAAGATTCTGCTGGAGGCCCGTGGACCGGGTCAACCGGGAAATCTCTCGGAAATCATGAGACATTTTTTTCTTTCCGAAAAAGGGGGCCGAATCGTATATGTTGAGAATCCGGAATCGGCTTCAAACCTTCATCTTCAACCGATGGAACTCGCACAGCTTCAGGAAAAAATCAGCGATTCCTCGGAAGGCTCCATATGGTTGGACGATGTGATCACGGTCCGGGCCCTCCAACTGATCGTGTCCCGAATGAGGGAAAACTACAAGAACTTCCTGTCCTACAAGCGTTATGACAAGGAAGTGTTATACAAGGTGAGGGATTTCAGGACCCTGGTGAATCTTACCTATGTATCCAGGATGGGGAGGGAACTGGGGATCTGCACACGTTTGGATCCGGTCCTTTCCTTTCCCTTGGGAGCGAATGCCATCAGTATTGCGGATGCCGCCCTGGCCTATTCGACCTTGATGACGGGACAAGTCTTCTCCTTACCGGGTGAGACGAAGCAGTGCAGCATGATTCCCATCATCACCAGGATTGAAGACAGGCGGGGAGTGGTCATCTGGGAATACCATCCCAGAGTAAGGAAGATCCTGTCAGAGCGCGTGTCCAAATCCATATCCGAAATCCTTCGGTTGGTTGTCGACCGGGGAACCGGAAAAGGCGCCAGGGATGTCGTTCGCGTGAATGTCGATATAGGGGATGAGAAGGTGAGTGTCCCCCTGCCCCTTTTTGGAAAAACCGGAACCGCCAACAGGTTCACCAATTCCAGCTTTGTGGGGTTCGTTCCGGGTCCGGACATCCGCACCGGCCTGCTCAACATCAAAGAGGGTTATGTGGTTGCAAGTTATGTCGGATTCGATGACAACCGACCCATGAAAGGAAAGAGAATATCGATATACGGATCTTCAGGCGCTCTTCCCATTTGGACGGATACTGTCGATACCATCGTAAACAGCATCCCTTACAAGGCAAAACTCAAGGTGGCCGATCTTGTTTTCAGCGACAGCCGGATCCCTCCAGGCTGGCACGAATTCCTAGAAAAGGTTCCAGTATCCCCCCGGACCGGTTTACCCCTCCCGTCCGGCAGGACGGAAGAGCAGGAGTCCCCCGCTTTCATATTCGCAGATGTCGACCCTGGAAAAGATACTTGGAATTACCACAGGGATTTTGAGCCCCTCATAGGAGTCAATAGTGATGAACTGGATGAAGAGTAAATGGATCCTATTCCTGCTCGTGGCCGTTCCTGTTTTTTATGGATGCGCTCAGGAAACCGGAAGGGTGCCCCTGATCAAGAAAGAACCCGCTGGGATGTTCAGACCCTTGATTAAGCGGGAAGTCATTGAACGGCAGATCAAAACGCTTACCCAAATCCTTGAAAAATATCCGGTCTCCGAGCGCAGCAGGAAGATCTGTTCCGAGCTACTAGTGGCTTACCAATCCATGCTTGCCGATTCCTCGGGGGAATCAGGCAGGCAGTCCTATGAGGATGCCGCACGAAAGGCCTTTGTTCTATTGAATGATCTGACAGAGACCCTGCTTGAAGAATCTTGCAGAAAGGTCCGGAGTATGCCCGAGCTTATCAGGCGATATTCCCAAAGAAAAAAGGAGATTTTCGACGCCTTTATGGATGGAGACTATCAGGCCGTTATAGACCGATCCATTGAAATGCAAGTGGAGTTCGGAGATGATGCCTTGACTCCAGAGACCGGGCTTGCCCTTGCGGCCTCGCTTGCTAAAAAAGGAATGCTGGAGGAGGCCGTTCGGGTGGGGAAAAGGGTCCTAAGCGAGCTGAGAGAGAAACCGGATCGAGTCGAACTGGGGGCTTGGCTGGTTGAATGGCAGTTGGGGATGGGAAACCGAAGCTCAGCTATGGCTGCCTATGAAAGACTCCTTGACGACATGGAAGGGAGGAGGATGGTATTCAAAAAGGCCCAGCAGGCCCTTCTCAATGTCGCGAGGGAGGAAGAAAAGAGTCGGATAAAAGAGACATCAAACAATATAACTGATAAGCAGAGCCCTGATGCAGGTGCCCTGAAACAACTGCTCCGGGATGTGGACACCCTTATCGCCAGGCAGGAGTTTCAAAGGGCCAAAATTCTCCTGATCAGGGAAAAACTCAGGATCGAAGAAGGAGACCCCCAAAGGCATATTATTGACGAGGTATTCAAGCGGGTGGAGGCCGCGGAAAAGGACCTTTCCGGCCGTACTTCTTCCCCGGGCCGGGATAAGGAGGGTGAGGGGAACGGTCTCAAAATGGCAAGGACCCTGATCGGGGAAGAAAAATATAAGGAGGCCCTTGAGTGGCTCAAGACCCTGGACCCTTCAGAACAGCAAGACAATCCGGAATATTCAAGGCTGAAGGAACAGGCATGGGAGGGAATCATTCTACGTGAAAGGGAGAATGCCGCGAGGCTTTTTTTGCTGGCTCGAAATACGTCAGAACCCTCAAAGAAGAGGGAGTTGCTCTTAAAGTCCCGAAAGATCCTGAATGATTTGGTGGAAAGGTACCCATTGAGCCCCTCGATCAAGAAAATCAGAATGAATATTCAAACCGTCGATGGGGAACTGGAAAAGCTCGGCGTAAAACCGGAGTAAGCCGTCTTGAAACATGCCCCACAAATCCGGGTTGTAGGCCTGGGTCAAGCCTGCGTAGATTATCTGGGAAGGGTCAATAAGTTTCCGGCCGAGGACGAGAAGGTCGAACTGGAAGAACTCGTCATGCAGTGTGGAGGCCCGGCCTCCACGGCATTGGTTGTATTGGCCCGGCTAGGCGTCAAGGTCGCCTTCATCGGGGTTGTTTCCGACGATCCCTTTGGCGTGAAAATACAAAAAGAACTGGAACTTGAGGGAATCGATTCCACTTACCTCAAGACCGTTCCTGGTTTCTCCTCCCAGTTCGCCTTCATAGCCGTGACCAGGGATAACGGGCACAGGACCATCTTCTGGCATCGTGGAACGGTGCCATCCCTTAATGCGGATGACGTCAATCTTTCTCCCTTTTCCGCTGCAGAGATCCTTCATCTCGATGGCTTAATGATCGAAGCATCCATAGAGGCGGCCCGACAGGCCCGAAGGATGGGAATGCGGATCGTCCTGGATGCGGGAACGATGAGGGAAGGTTCTCTTGAACTTGTATCCATGGTCGATGTCCTGATCGCTTCGGAAAGGTTCGCAGAACCCATTGTGGGAAAACAAAGCCCCCCGGAGCAAACCCTAGCCGCCCTCCGTCGGCTGGGCCCGAGGCAGGTCGTCCTTACCCTGGGAGAAAAGGGAAGCATGGCGCTTGACCATGGTATGATCTTGTTCCAGAGAGCGTTTCCCGTGGAGGCCGTGGACACTACCGGCGCCGGGGATGTCTATCATGGAGGATATATCTACGGTCTTCTCAAGGGCTGGCACATGGCCGATTGTATGCGCTTCGCATCGGCGGCATCCGCCCTCAAATGCAGGATGATCGGTGCTCGAAAAGGGATTCCAGGATATGCCCAGCTACAGGAATTTCTAGAAATACACAAGGATATCAAAACGTTGCGTTTGTCTTTCTCCCCTCCTGACCCATGTAGTGATTGTGGCTGATCAAAACATTCGACTCCCCTTTACTTTTGAATCAAAGGAATTATTTTATGAATAAAGAAAAAACCTTTAAAGTTTTGGAGGGGACCGACCGATAAGATAGTCGAAGAGAGTGGAAAGAGGTCGTAAGAACTTTGAGATATGAGTGACATCCCGAGACTTCAACACTATAGATAAAACCATGTGACGGCATTAAGCCTCCGAAGGTTATGCTAGAAAAAAGGGAGTGGCGGATGTTACTCAAATAAGGCTTCTCGGGTGTGCGTGCATCTTTTCCACGGGCATCTTCAATAAAAAAACGTTTATGCAAAAGATGGCCACCGAGGAAAACAACGGCACTTAGGGAAGCCGATAAAAGTGATAAAGGCCCTGTTGATAAGGTAACTTTCAACGTCACTGGATAATTGTAAGCTTCTTGTTAACCAGGTCATTTATCCAATAAAGCGAACTTTTCAAATTAAGACCCGCGGATCCGCTAAGGACCGCGGGTCTTTTCGAATTGTGTATCCTATCCAAGCAGGAGATGATATGTCCCCTCCTCCGCTTACGTTCGCTCCGTTGTCCATGGCTTGGCGCACAGTCCCTGTCGGGAATCCCCGGGTTCAAATTCCCAACTGAAACATCCCGTTCTCATAGATGACGACTTGCTCGCCATCGGCAAGATATGCAGTGACCCTTTTTTTCTCCGTGTTTACAAGATCCCAGTGGAGGGCCGAATCATTAAAACCTAGGGCTTCTTTTTTTTCTTTTGTCAGGGCGTCGGGATTTCCACTGAACGTATCAGAATAGGAGGCTCCAAGGGCAAGGTGGCAATTGCCTTGGCGACCGCCGAAGTTTTCATCAAAGAGTGTATTGGCCATGAAACGGTTGATTCTCGAAAAACGCCTGTCCGTCAATGAAAATTCCCCAACCCGCCTGGCTCCTTTGTCGATTGCGAGTTGGGCGAGGATGAAATTTCGGCCCTTCCGTGCTTCCACCTTTACCACCTCACCCTTTTTAAATGTCAACCTGACTCCTTCCACATAGTTGCCGCTTCGGAAAGAAGGCTGATCTGCGTAATAGATCCCTTCAGTTCCCCTCCAATCCGGAGAAAGGAAAATTTCAAAGCTTGGAATATTATGCCCGGAAATTCCCACCCACTTTCGATCCTTACCGGGGGCGATTTTCAGATCCATGCTTTCGGACTCGACATGGAGATAATCGATATTCATCTTGGATAATTTTTGTTTGATTTTATTAGCTTTTTTGAATATTTCTCTCCACTCCGCAACAGGGTCTGATCGGTCCAGATAACATGCGCGTATCACCTGTTGGTCGTACTGTTTCAAGGAGAGCCCCGATTGTTTGGCAAGCTCCTCCGTGGGGACGATACAAAGGGTCCAACCGAAATGCCCTTCCTCCTCCCGTTTGTCCAGAATATCCCTTAAAGGTTTCCTGGCTATGGTCGCCCTCCCGATCTTCTTGGGATCGATATCACGAAGATGGGTCAAAGATTCGGGTGCGTAGAGATATATGCTCCCGTGAAGATTTGAATACAGTTCCTTTTCTCCCGGTGTCTGGAATACCAGT is from Deltaproteobacteria bacterium and encodes:
- a CDS encoding amidohydrolase, with amino-acid sequence MTQYDLIVKGGTIITLDNDLSILENGIVAVNGDRIEALLPHPEEGRIQAKEVIDARGGLVLPGLINAHTHAAMSLFRGLADDLPLMDWLNYYIFPAEKNMDSDFVYIGSLLACAEMILSGTTTFCDMYLFENSVAQAAGRAGMRALVGEVLYDFDSPNYGSIENGFSYTEGLILKWADDPLVSVAVMPHSTFTCSPDLLVKANELALKHHVPLVIHLAETQAEVREVVERYGKRPAEHLKDLGILGPHCLAAHCIHLNENEIDLLADKDVKIAHNPESNMKLASGVAPIPEMIDRNLAVGLGTDGCASNNNLDMFGEMDTAAKLHKIVMMDTTAADAITVLKMATINGARALGMEHLIGTLEPGKKADIIVVDTRSPHLTPLYNPYSQLVYAAMGSDVTTSIIDGKVVMKDKKLRTLDPEEIMEKAREKSFQVKKWISMGGKQQD
- a CDS encoding MBL fold metallo-hydrolase, with amino-acid sequence MKIKFWGVRGSIPCPGPQTVKYGGNTPCIEIRIKDTDRLLIIDAGSGIRELGNQLLSHDLSSKGSIQTEIFLTHTHWDHIMGFPFFTPIYIPDTRLKIYGPVTYEDETLEEVVGGQLSYRYFPVRQAELAAEISYIDLKEETIDLGDGIKVTTKYLNHPILCLGYRFEFNGKIVCTACDTEPFRNVFCTDPDDPSYDETMAMEGEEVAAEENRRIERFFAGADLLIHDTQYTEEEYRASKVGWGHTSFEHAIAAAKRAKVKRLALFHHEPLRTDRQIDELARKYCNPDYAGEVNVFFAREGMEIEI
- a CDS encoding HDOD domain-containing protein, with product MTDTLKTPEGRLRTIQNDIAKMPSLSTTVTKVLEICNRPDTSPNDLNRVISLDPVLTGQVLKLVNSAYYSLPNQVSSLTRAIIMLGLNTVKNLALSTAVLQSIGKKNSFQALSMEQFWTHCLTVGVTAKRLAAAQRVPVSEREEYFVAGLLHDLGKIPLNNRFPDEYLQAMKMAEEDQGSLYRFESSVFGINHCIVGRLIAEKWKLSPMVTDSLSLHHHPHQAGEETFRLLSTIALSNTYSHAIQKGDDDRFVSENQTILDLLDKVNLSLDLLLELKETVSEEVDKAKIFLQVSGKG
- a CDS encoding RimK family alpha-L-glutamate ligase; amino-acid sequence: MNEINPSFVALGNRLKGVPEVITLGLKPNFHDYSSRERSLIFRSPLILYPTLNYAQFFSTIGKRIFPSLENHLYADEKIKQTTLFYMLGLPHPRTRIYYGSQCREILKDFSPPFIAKLPRASSRGMGVFFIEGIKDLEAYLDRTRVAYIQEYIPHERDLRVILINGDPVLAYWRYSPSGGFKTNVSQGGRISFESVPDQALELARKAAQLCNFDDVGLDLILHENRWYLIEANMKYGLKGAEKKGMKIRDIIRKKLLSGEIGGSVSHNR
- a CDS encoding transglycosylase domain-containing protein, which produces MKKGIFRVILVIVLFGFLGGALFLGLLYHTVSREATQRIQRGLIDKIIFSESPVYYDDEKSIIGVFFEKTHRKYIHYKDIPPYFIKALVAAEDKNFFHHPGFDIKAIARAMIANIRAGRVVQGGSTLTQQTAKNVFRRERRSFKAKLKELMQALLLERKYTKEEILEMYINQFFVTGYGCGLEIAAQYFFNKEAKDLDLVECAFIAGSVKSPNAYNPFTKKTEAQKSEAMERAKRRKDYVLGQMLALNFITKEQYREAVRKEVPFREGKVTYRLNVILDYVREQLESDYFRSILEEQGIENIATSGIKIYTSINKEIQEGALKSLRYHLPLMETRISGYPRAELQRRYEEKYMGISLRRRKAGIPFLCRISHVQREEKNPYLLVAWDKGGGIIDFEGFRDIATAWIKSVRGNWARLKGRDIKLFLRNFKVGDLVAVKLIEDPENNGARSLRLTTIPELEGGVIVIRNGMVKAMVGGYFDRFFNRAVDAKRQLGSIFKPIVYAAALQLKWNTLDPLSNGRELYKYQTTYYVPKPDHPPESDQVSLAWAGVKSENLATVWLLYHLTDRLTMEEFSKVVDSLGLSRGKRESYDAYVRRIRDIYGVLVDNNSLMEAAFEEAKREIVSDLIFEGQEAVLPHLAKMHFDINPVKLDIRDPVEFGIYRHSFKRLRRLNSEMRKDYTELKILLEARGPGQPGNLSEIMRHFFLSEKGGRIVYVENPESASNLHLQPMELAQLQEKISDSSEGSIWLDDVITVRALQLIVSRMRENYKNFLSYKRYDKEVLYKVRDFRTLVNLTYVSRMGRELGICTRLDPVLSFPLGANAISIADAALAYSTLMTGQVFSLPGETKQCSMIPIITRIEDRRGVVIWEYHPRVRKILSERVSKSISEILRLVVDRGTGKGARDVVRVNVDIGDEKVSVPLPLFGKTGTANRFTNSSFVGFVPGPDIRTGLLNIKEGYVVASYVGFDDNRPMKGKRISIYGSSGALPIWTDTVDTIVNSIPYKAKLKVADLVFSDSRIPPGWHEFLEKVPVSPRTGLPLPSGRTEEQESPAFIFADVDPGKDTWNYHRDFEPLIGVNSDELDEE
- a CDS encoding sugar kinase, with product MKHAPQIRVVGLGQACVDYLGRVNKFPAEDEKVELEELVMQCGGPASTALVVLARLGVKVAFIGVVSDDPFGVKIQKELELEGIDSTYLKTVPGFSSQFAFIAVTRDNGHRTIFWHRGTVPSLNADDVNLSPFSAAEILHLDGLMIEASIEAARQARRMGMRIVLDAGTMREGSLELVSMVDVLIASERFAEPIVGKQSPPEQTLAALRRLGPRQVVLTLGEKGSMALDHGMILFQRAFPVEAVDTTGAGDVYHGGYIYGLLKGWHMADCMRFASAASALKCRMIGARKGIPGYAQLQEFLEIHKDIKTLRLSFSPPDPCSDCG
- a CDS encoding aminopeptidase; its protein translation is MLTDYRLEKYSEVLMWGLTSARKGRYKKGDIVLIRYDRPATRLAEILLEKIMQRGMHPVLRAGLTPTMEHSFFQIANTSQLVFQTPGEKELYSNLHGSIYLYAPESLTHLRDIDPKKIGRATIARKPLRDILDKREEEGHFGWTLCIVPTEELAKQSGLSLKQYDQQVIRACYLDRSDPVAEWREIFKKANKIKQKLSKMNIDYLHVESESMDLKIAPGKDRKWVGISGHNIPSFEIFLSPDWRGTEGIYYADQPSFRSGNYVEGVRLTFKKGEVVKVEARKGRNFILAQLAIDKGARRVGEFSLTDRRFSRINRFMANTLFDENFGGRQGNCHLALGASYSDTFSGNPDALTKEKKEALGFNDSALHWDLVNTEKKRVTAYLADGEQVVIYENGMFQLGI